The proteins below come from a single Flavobacterium lindanitolerans genomic window:
- a CDS encoding helix-turn-helix domain-containing protein yields the protein MKKTYVRYDINRACQTILQEQLEELGIGYEVEDLGEIIIQKNVPAPLFLTLRNNLQRYGIDLLNDQKGQLIQRIKNTIIEMVGRDKLPMSKISCYLAERLQMNYNYISAVFSEYTHTSIENYIILQKIERAKKLLLQELSLTEISYLLSYSSVAHLSGQFKKVTGLSPSAFKKIISERKKIAYTN from the coding sequence ATGAAAAAGACTTACGTCAGATATGATATCAATAGAGCCTGCCAGACAATATTGCAAGAACAATTGGAAGAATTGGGTATTGGTTATGAGGTGGAGGATCTGGGTGAGATAATAATTCAGAAAAATGTGCCTGCCCCTCTTTTTCTTACGCTTAGAAATAATCTGCAACGTTATGGTATTGATTTATTGAATGACCAAAAAGGACAGCTTATCCAAAGGATTAAAAATACAATTATTGAAATGGTGGGACGGGACAAACTCCCAATGTCGAAAATTTCCTGTTATCTGGCGGAGCGTCTGCAGATGAATTACAATTATATTTCTGCGGTGTTTTCTGAATATACACATACTTCAATTGAAAACTATATCATACTGCAAAAAATAGAGCGTGCCAAAAAGCTTTTATTGCAGGAATTATCACTAACAGAAATTTCTTATTTGTTAAGCTATAGTAGTGTTGCCCACCTTTCGGGACAATTTAAAAAAGTGACAGGCTTGTCGCCTTCGGCTTTCAAAAAGATTATCAGTGAACGTAAAAAGATTGCCTATACCAATTAG
- a CDS encoding response regulator — protein MEKEEKMHIALADDDLEDRELFRDAIEELGLDVELTLFSKGDELLDYLHDSHEKKLPHILFLDLNMLCTKYDDCLSEIRRHSKFKDLSIAIYSTSGAEKDIHKTFVGGANIYIKKPNDFEVLKQSLHEVLKINWQFHTSGLDKGTFLFRI, from the coding sequence ATGGAAAAAGAAGAGAAAATGCATATCGCACTAGCGGATGACGACCTGGAAGACCGTGAATTATTTCGTGATGCAATTGAAGAACTTGGATTGGATGTTGAACTGACCCTTTTTAGTAAAGGAGATGAGTTGTTGGATTACCTTCACGATTCGCACGAAAAAAAATTGCCACATATCTTGTTTTTAGATTTGAATATGTTGTGTACCAAATACGACGATTGTCTTTCGGAAATACGCCGGCATTCTAAATTTAAGGACTTATCTATTGCTATTTACTCTACTTCCGGAGCAGAAAAGGACATCCACAAAACTTTTGTAGGAGGAGCCAACATCTATATCAAAAAACCTAATGATTTTGAAGTGCTGAAACAGTCTTTGCATGAGGTCTTAAAAATCAACTGGCAGTTTCATACTTCGGGATTGGATAAGGGAACTTTTCTTTTTAGGATATAA
- a CDS encoding aldo/keto reductase, with protein sequence MEKRQLGNTDLHIYPVAFGGNVFGWTLDEKKSFEILNGFTEAGFNFVDTADVYSRWAPGNTGGESERIIGKWLKEKKNRHNIVLTTKVGSDMGDGRKGLKKQYILKAVEDSLQRLGTDYLDLYQTHFDDVETPVEETLEAYAQLQKDGKIRWIGTSNMSPERILASLEASVAKGLPRYETLQPHYNLYAREKYETQYESLALENGLGVITYFSLESGFLTGKYRTKDDLGKSPRGGDMDKYFDERGLKILAALDEISNQYKATPAAVSLAWLIQRPSVTAPIVSATSKSQLESIILAPELNLDADAIRLLDKASAWQQ encoded by the coding sequence ATGGAAAAAAGACAATTGGGTAATACAGACCTGCATATTTATCCTGTGGCATTTGGAGGAAACGTTTTTGGATGGACTCTTGACGAAAAGAAATCCTTTGAAATTTTAAACGGCTTTACAGAAGCAGGTTTTAATTTTGTTGATACAGCTGATGTTTACTCACGTTGGGCACCAGGAAATACAGGAGGCGAATCAGAACGAATCATTGGCAAATGGCTGAAAGAAAAGAAAAACCGCCACAATATTGTCCTGACCACCAAAGTGGGTTCTGATATGGGCGATGGCAGAAAAGGACTGAAAAAACAATACATACTCAAAGCTGTTGAAGACTCGCTGCAACGACTCGGAACCGATTACCTCGATTTATACCAAACCCATTTTGATGATGTAGAAACTCCGGTAGAAGAAACATTGGAAGCCTATGCCCAATTACAAAAAGACGGTAAAATTCGTTGGATTGGAACATCAAACATGTCACCCGAAAGAATTCTCGCTTCTTTAGAAGCCAGTGTTGCTAAAGGGCTACCGCGTTATGAAACCCTGCAGCCTCACTATAATTTATATGCCAGAGAAAAATATGAAACGCAATACGAATCGCTGGCGTTAGAAAATGGACTGGGCGTAATTACTTATTTTTCTCTCGAAAGCGGATTCCTGACCGGAAAATACAGAACAAAAGACGATTTGGGTAAAAGTCCGAGAGGCGGAGATATGGACAAATACTTCGATGAAAGAGGTTTGAAAATCCTGGCGGCACTTGATGAAATTTCAAACCAATACAAAGCCACGCCCGCAGCCGTATCGCTGGCATGGCTCATACAAAGACCATCGGTTACGGCTCCAATCGTGAGTGCCACCAGCAAAAGCCAGTTAGAAAGCATCATCCTGGCACCGGAGCTAAATCTGGATGCAGATGCCATCCGCTTGTTAGACAAAGCCAGTGCCTGGCAACAATAA
- a CDS encoding MFS transporter has protein sequence MEFRFINAFNTRPKLKGYKHAKESYLKRIRWAVSLFYFGMGLCFATWASRIPDIKASLHLSESDLGSILFALPFGQLMIMPFSGKLVTKYGSHKILLIALALYAIALTNLGLAEKPWQLSLGLFLFGIFGNLSNIAVNTQGVYTEGLFKRTIMSSFHGAWSTAGFSGALIGIAMLALKLSPFQHFVIAALIVFVLMAANYKYLIRAKEKKSSEKKKFFAKPDGVLLWLGIIGFCCMASEGVMFDWSGVYFKEIVKAPGPLVILGYTSFMIMMASGRFLGDRLIYKYGRKRVLQISGLLISTGLFTSVFLPYLIPSTLAFMLVGLGVSTIVPTVYSIAGKNATVAPGEALTIVSSVSFLGFLMGPPVIGFIAEAAGLQFSFAFIGIFGVLIAFMASRIKAIQ, from the coding sequence ATGGAATTCAGATTTATCAACGCCTTCAACACCCGTCCCAAACTTAAAGGCTATAAACATGCCAAAGAGTCTTATTTAAAGCGGATACGTTGGGCGGTTTCCCTTTTTTATTTTGGAATGGGATTGTGTTTTGCCACCTGGGCAAGCCGTATTCCGGACATTAAGGCTTCACTTCATCTAAGCGAAAGCGATTTGGGTTCCATTCTCTTTGCCCTTCCTTTCGGACAGCTTATGATTATGCCCTTTTCAGGAAAACTGGTTACAAAATACGGAAGCCATAAAATTTTACTCATCGCATTGGCATTATATGCAATTGCCCTAACCAATCTTGGCCTGGCAGAAAAACCCTGGCAACTTTCTCTGGGTCTGTTTTTGTTTGGAATTTTCGGAAACCTGAGTAATATTGCCGTCAATACGCAGGGAGTTTATACGGAAGGACTTTTTAAAAGAACCATCATGTCGTCGTTTCACGGAGCCTGGAGTACGGCCGGTTTTTCAGGAGCCTTAATCGGTATTGCAATGCTGGCATTAAAACTGTCGCCTTTTCAACATTTTGTAATAGCCGCCCTTATTGTTTTTGTACTGATGGCAGCCAATTACAAATACCTAATCAGGGCAAAAGAGAAAAAATCTTCTGAGAAGAAGAAATTTTTTGCCAAACCGGATGGTGTCTTGCTCTGGTTGGGCATTATTGGTTTTTGCTGTATGGCGAGTGAAGGAGTCATGTTTGACTGGAGCGGGGTTTATTTTAAGGAAATTGTTAAGGCGCCCGGCCCGTTAGTGATTTTAGGGTATACCTCATTTATGATTATGATGGCGAGCGGACGATTTTTAGGTGACCGTCTAATTTATAAATATGGACGGAAAAGAGTGCTGCAAATTAGCGGACTGCTCATTTCAACCGGATTGTTTACCTCGGTCTTTTTGCCTTATCTCATTCCGTCTACTTTGGCCTTTATGCTGGTAGGTCTTGGTGTTTCGACGATCGTGCCAACAGTATACAGTATTGCCGGAAAGAATGCAACAGTTGCTCCGGGCGAAGCATTAACCATTGTTTCCAGTGTGAGTTTCCTGGGCTTCCTGATGGGGCCTCCGGTTATCGGTTTTATTGCCGAAGCTGCCGGACTGCAATTTTCCTTTGCCTTTATCGGAATCTTTGGAGTGCTGATTGCTTTTATGGCAAGCCGAATCAAGGCAATACAATAA
- a CDS encoding tetratricopeptide repeat-containing sensor histidine kinase: MYRITKSALFLLLLFTFSVSYSQDRVIDSIKTLISNPKLHDTTKLRAISEAMDYHYMEQDKNYYVLNNMLGKIALENYKKSNTPELKKKYTLWLASYYSTVGTEYSFTKEREKGLVYHDKSIALFKSVKAYDEMYANMLTKAALYVRMNQDDKAIPLIFDAIKYFEKDKEYYVDDLAYAYSGLGQIYIGQKQHQKAISYNQKAIRFYDDSYAQEPNDHTSYLKSLAYANIAYSYASLKKYEESVEYCNKALQISRKIKNYTITGLVLSRLGNAKVQLGKLDEAEKIFNEIFTIKELTAATNDAALTAAYHGLANLYIKKGDLNKAALYAEKGFTLSKKTGSIDLQDQGAKLIYDISKATKNFERALEMYQFHEKIVDSSQIQASKNALEQQLLKYDFEKKELNYKLAAQKKAEVKNNWLIGLSGALLVLLIGGYFYYRNTKQKQEIAKLEKNQIKQKLLITQMNPHFIFNSISNIQGLIREKKEEESIRYLSKFSILTRQILENSNENYISLEEEVAMMENYLSIQQLLYNNKFSFTLVVDEAIDKESLFLPPMLTQPFIENAIKHGLADKDQNGKIDIRFYLKEGKLFFEIFDNGKGFDAPKTISNHKSLAMTITKERLISYTKNQDFVVQTDTIKDKDEKVLGAKVVFEIPYIYEA, encoded by the coding sequence ATGTATAGAATTACAAAATCAGCTTTATTCCTACTGCTTTTATTTACTTTTTCTGTCTCCTATTCACAAGACAGGGTCATCGATTCGATAAAAACCCTGATAAGCAATCCGAAGCTTCATGATACGACAAAATTGAGAGCTATTAGCGAGGCTATGGATTATCATTATATGGAACAGGACAAGAATTATTATGTCCTGAATAATATGTTGGGAAAAATTGCTTTGGAGAATTATAAAAAAAGCAATACTCCAGAATTGAAAAAGAAGTACACGCTCTGGCTGGCCAGCTATTATTCTACTGTAGGAACGGAATATTCTTTTACAAAAGAACGCGAAAAAGGATTGGTGTATCACGATAAAAGTATAGCCCTGTTTAAGTCGGTAAAAGCGTATGATGAGATGTACGCCAATATGCTGACGAAAGCAGCACTATATGTCCGAATGAATCAGGACGACAAGGCCATTCCGCTGATATTTGACGCCATCAAATATTTTGAAAAAGACAAAGAATATTATGTAGATGATCTGGCTTATGCCTATTCCGGACTCGGACAGATTTATATCGGTCAGAAGCAACATCAAAAAGCGATAAGTTACAATCAAAAGGCAATTCGTTTTTATGATGATTCCTATGCGCAGGAGCCCAATGACCATACCAGCTATCTTAAATCTTTGGCCTATGCCAATATAGCCTATTCTTATGCATCTCTTAAAAAGTATGAAGAATCGGTAGAATATTGCAATAAGGCCTTACAGATATCCAGAAAAATAAAAAACTATACCATCACAGGTCTTGTTTTATCCCGATTAGGAAATGCAAAAGTGCAGCTCGGTAAGTTGGACGAAGCAGAAAAAATATTTAATGAAATCTTCACTATAAAAGAACTGACAGCCGCTACAAACGATGCGGCTTTGACCGCCGCTTATCATGGCCTGGCTAATTTGTATATTAAAAAAGGTGATCTGAACAAAGCAGCGTTGTATGCAGAGAAAGGCTTTACGTTAAGCAAAAAAACGGGAAGCATTGACCTTCAGGATCAAGGTGCAAAGCTTATTTATGATATTAGCAAAGCGACCAAAAATTTTGAAAGAGCCCTTGAAATGTATCAGTTTCATGAAAAGATAGTAGATTCCAGCCAAATCCAGGCGTCAAAGAATGCGCTGGAGCAACAGCTGCTCAAATACGATTTCGAGAAAAAAGAATTAAATTACAAACTGGCAGCGCAAAAGAAAGCGGAGGTTAAAAACAATTGGCTAATAGGGCTTTCCGGAGCGCTTCTCGTATTGCTGATTGGCGGTTATTTTTATTACAGAAATACAAAGCAAAAGCAGGAGATTGCAAAACTTGAGAAAAACCAGATAAAGCAAAAACTGCTCATTACCCAAATGAACCCGCATTTTATTTTTAATTCAATTAGTAATATCCAGGGACTGATTCGCGAAAAGAAAGAGGAAGAATCCATAAGGTACCTCAGTAAGTTTTCGATACTGACCCGACAGATTCTGGAGAATTCAAACGAAAATTATATTTCGTTAGAAGAAGAAGTAGCCATGATGGAAAACTATCTGTCCATCCAACAGCTTTTATACAATAACAAATTCAGTTTTACGCTTGTTGTTGATGAAGCCATTGATAAAGAGTCCTTGTTTTTGCCGCCCATGCTCACACAGCCTTTTATTGAGAATGCCATAAAACACGGTCTGGCCGATAAAGACCAAAACGGTAAAATTGATATTCGCTTTTACCTCAAAGAAGGGAAACTGTTTTTTGAAATTTTCGATAACGGAAAAGGATTTGATGCCCCGAAAACCATAAGCAACCACAAGTCGTTGGCAATGACAATTACCAAAGAACGGTTGATTAGTTACACCAAAAATCAGGACTTTGTCGTACAAACCGATACCATAAAAGATAAAGATGAGAAGGTTTTAGGTGCTAAGGTCGTTTTTGAAATACCTTATATTTATGAAGCTTAA
- the rseP gene encoding RIP metalloprotease RseP has product MEIVIKLSQFLLSLSLLIVLHELGHFIPAKLFKTRVEKFYLFFDVKFSLVKKKIGETVYGIGWLPLGGYVKIAGMIDESMDKEQMALPPQPWEFRSKPAWQRLIIMLGGVTVNFILAIIIYIGMAYVYGNTYISNSELKDGIWVASPIGEKIGFKTGDKIIAVDGKKVEKFDDVQYNVNFAKTATIERNGAVQEIKLPVDLLSKIMKEERSYLKLRVPFTVANISEDSPNTNTLKKGDIILSIDSKKMKYADEILAFNEANAGKTFDAVVFRDEKEQPVKVTVGKDGKLGVMQGGLKPENLEKLGYYKISRETFSLAESFPAGIQRSKDELGRYFTQLKAIVNPDTGAYKGVGGFYAIFNVFPSVWSWEYFWTITAFLSIMLGVMNLLPIPALDGGHVMFLLFEIITRKKPSEKFLERAQVVGFFILIALVLFANGNDIYKAIVK; this is encoded by the coding sequence ATGGAAATAGTTATTAAGCTCTCTCAGTTTTTGTTGAGTTTATCCTTGCTGATTGTATTACACGAATTGGGACACTTTATCCCGGCCAAATTATTTAAGACCCGGGTTGAAAAATTCTACCTTTTCTTTGATGTAAAATTCTCACTGGTCAAGAAAAAAATTGGTGAAACAGTTTACGGAATCGGATGGTTGCCACTAGGCGGCTATGTGAAAATTGCAGGGATGATTGACGAGAGCATGGACAAGGAACAAATGGCACTTCCGCCACAGCCTTGGGAATTCCGTTCCAAGCCGGCCTGGCAACGACTTATCATTATGTTGGGCGGGGTTACAGTCAACTTTATTCTGGCAATTATCATTTACATAGGTATGGCTTATGTTTATGGCAATACGTATATTTCGAATTCTGAACTAAAAGACGGAATTTGGGTAGCGAGTCCAATAGGAGAGAAAATCGGATTCAAAACCGGCGACAAGATTATTGCTGTTGATGGCAAGAAGGTAGAAAAATTTGACGACGTACAATACAATGTCAATTTTGCCAAAACGGCTACTATTGAAAGAAATGGCGCTGTACAGGAAATCAAACTTCCGGTAGACTTACTGTCCAAAATTATGAAAGAAGAGAGAAGCTACCTGAAATTGCGTGTTCCGTTTACGGTAGCCAATATTTCGGAAGATTCTCCAAATACAAACACCCTTAAAAAAGGAGATATTATCCTAAGTATTGACAGTAAGAAAATGAAATATGCCGATGAGATTTTAGCTTTTAATGAAGCTAATGCGGGCAAAACATTTGATGCGGTCGTTTTTAGAGATGAAAAAGAACAGCCTGTAAAAGTAACGGTTGGTAAGGATGGAAAATTGGGCGTAATGCAAGGCGGACTTAAACCTGAGAACCTTGAAAAATTAGGTTACTATAAAATAAGCCGTGAAACTTTTTCTCTTGCAGAATCATTTCCGGCAGGTATTCAAAGAAGCAAAGACGAGTTGGGCCGTTATTTCACTCAGCTAAAAGCTATTGTTAACCCTGATACGGGAGCTTACAAAGGCGTAGGAGGCTTCTATGCCATTTTTAATGTTTTTCCTAGCGTTTGGAGTTGGGAATACTTTTGGACGATTACAGCTTTCCTATCGATTATGCTAGGTGTAATGAACCTTTTACCGATTCCGGCATTGGACGGTGGCCATGTGATGTTTTTATTGTTTGAAATCATCACAAGAAAGAAACCGAGCGAAAAATTCTTGGAAAGAGCGCAAGTTGTTGGTTTCTTTATACTTATAGCACTGGTACTCTTTGCTAACGGCAATGACATTTATAAAGCCATCGTGAAATAG
- a CDS encoding T9SS type A sorting domain-containing protein — protein MKKNILFCTVFLASFLGFARSPLPATSLIGGIKSDATYATPSNSTELTIIYLSDYATLESAIDFLNSSTTFHTLVIDKSVTVVSDKTVSEKKALKFLKGNIITVPNSKTLTINSSIDAGIYQIFNCLGTGKTDGFPQIDQTYPQWWQTYDENPQADWSDSIQRAVNFYPKVYFPARVQNSTSYSVGYPVFKTVYLDLNKRNLNHDRTSYHLYSSGGIHLETAGSSPEFTGFVFKCINIPQYGFDKAIIFENLIFYCTNGLEFVGGSINNTPPYNAVDNFGDEYYAITKVKIINCNFIGKTTAAGNNDTGIALSFKKAYDCEIANNKIENFNIGIKLEGSDLNTISNNRFIGFWKYAILDLSRIHDPQGLNFQIGSQNLIFHNDILDYRGPAEKGAFIKSNSHHIIIRDNFLENNPFYGPDLVRAFIDCTNADLTNLNVPLVVDITGNRISEGAQYSYLINEDFKSLNLIEAPLSLPSNRIAKSSFAVNSNIFTPTRNIPITFGELPKIINFSNATSFREWQSFKTSNIIENSFDGSMIINPSNISDLGMTFSQTTRFNPKVIKLKGDTANFSRIQISQKITEESNDTNVLPKKLKIKIVVRNGRASDVEDFYFTISKALRPTSTEWEGRGRYLSSNTSDPNYNNFNIYEITPTISFDSNSDYFMSIDAKYDSEVKSIIIEPLVDVIQIQDASVAEGGLLAFPITLSNPLPNDVTLTFAYTNISAAANDYTFVASKTITAGTTSEVIKIQTTNDTAVESDETFKLSIASATNFTGDISDTAIGTILNNDFAPKSAENNTVKDITKTEELYKINIDSEIKVYPNPVKDILNFEIKKTDSLTNVEIYDETGKFIDDLTKKINNNAVDISSLPHGSYIVKIITVSNKSEVIIKK, from the coding sequence ATGAAAAAAAACATTCTCTTTTGTACTGTATTTCTAGCTTCATTTTTAGGTTTTGCCCGAAGCCCATTACCAGCAACCAGCCTAATTGGAGGTATAAAATCCGACGCTACCTATGCTACTCCTTCTAATTCTACAGAATTGACCATAATCTATCTAAGTGATTATGCCACATTAGAAAGTGCTATTGATTTTTTAAACAGCTCTACTACCTTCCATACATTGGTTATAGACAAGAGTGTAACCGTGGTTAGCGACAAAACAGTTAGCGAAAAGAAAGCGCTTAAATTCCTGAAAGGAAACATAATAACCGTACCCAATTCAAAAACCCTTACTATTAACAGCTCAATTGATGCTGGAATTTATCAAATATTCAACTGTTTGGGAACAGGTAAAACAGATGGATTTCCTCAAATTGACCAAACCTATCCTCAATGGTGGCAAACCTATGATGAAAATCCGCAAGCAGATTGGTCTGATTCAATCCAGAGAGCTGTAAATTTTTACCCTAAGGTTTATTTTCCTGCTAGGGTTCAGAATAGCACTTCTTATAGTGTTGGATATCCCGTTTTTAAAACCGTTTATCTTGATTTAAATAAAAGAAATCTAAATCATGACAGAACCAGTTACCATCTTTACAGCTCAGGTGGTATTCATCTTGAAACTGCAGGTAGCAGCCCGGAATTTACAGGCTTTGTATTCAAATGCATTAATATTCCCCAATACGGATTCGATAAAGCAATAATATTTGAAAATCTTATTTTCTACTGCACAAATGGTCTTGAATTCGTTGGAGGTTCAATTAATAACACCCCGCCCTATAATGCTGTTGACAACTTTGGAGACGAATATTATGCAATAACAAAAGTCAAGATAATAAACTGCAACTTTATCGGTAAGACAACAGCCGCTGGCAATAATGATACCGGAATTGCACTCTCGTTTAAGAAAGCTTATGATTGTGAAATTGCAAATAATAAGATAGAAAATTTTAATATTGGAATCAAATTAGAGGGGTCAGACCTAAACACTATTAGCAATAACCGATTTATAGGTTTTTGGAAATATGCAATCCTGGATTTAAGTAGAATACACGATCCACAAGGCTTGAACTTTCAGATTGGTTCTCAAAATTTAATTTTCCATAACGACATTTTAGACTACAGAGGACCCGCAGAAAAAGGTGCCTTTATAAAAAGTAATTCACATCACATTATTATCAGGGATAATTTTCTTGAAAACAATCCTTTTTACGGTCCTGACCTCGTAAGAGCATTTATTGACTGTACAAATGCAGATTTGACCAATCTGAATGTACCACTTGTAGTAGATATTACGGGCAATCGTATAAGTGAAGGAGCACAATATTCGTATCTAATAAATGAAGATTTTAAAAGTTTAAACTTAATTGAAGCACCGCTTTCTTTACCATCGAATAGAATTGCAAAATCGAGTTTTGCGGTCAATTCCAATATATTTACTCCAACCCGCAACATCCCTATAACATTTGGTGAATTACCAAAAATCATCAATTTTAGTAATGCAACTTCTTTTAGGGAATGGCAATCGTTCAAAACTTCCAATATAATTGAAAATTCATTTGATGGTTCTATGATTATAAATCCCTCGAATATTTCTGATCTAGGGATGACCTTTAGTCAAACAACTCGATTTAATCCGAAAGTCATCAAATTAAAAGGAGATACAGCTAATTTTAGCAGAATACAGATAAGTCAAAAAATAACTGAGGAATCCAATGACACCAATGTATTGCCAAAAAAATTAAAAATCAAAATAGTTGTACGCAATGGACGTGCCTCCGATGTTGAAGACTTTTATTTTACAATTTCCAAAGCTTTACGCCCAACCTCAACTGAATGGGAAGGAAGAGGCCGGTATTTGAGCTCCAATACATCAGACCCTAATTATAATAATTTCAATATTTATGAAATAACCCCTACTATTTCATTCGATTCGAATTCAGATTATTTTATGTCAATAGATGCCAAATATGATTCTGAAGTAAAATCAATCATTATTGAACCTCTAGTAGATGTAATTCAAATCCAAGATGCTTCAGTTGCTGAGGGTGGATTATTGGCTTTTCCTATCACACTTAGCAATCCGTTACCAAATGATGTGACACTTACATTTGCTTATACTAACATTTCTGCTGCCGCAAACGATTATACCTTTGTGGCCAGCAAAACAATAACTGCCGGAACAACATCAGAAGTTATTAAAATACAAACTACTAATGATACAGCTGTTGAATCAGACGAAACTTTTAAATTGAGCATTGCCTCTGCGACAAATTTTACAGGAGACATTAGCGATACTGCAATTGGAACAATACTAAATAATGACTTCGCTCCTAAAAGTGCAGAAAACAATACCGTCAAAGACATAACCAAAACTGAAGAACTGTACAAAATCAATATTGATAGCGAGATAAAAGTCTATCCAAATCCGGTTAAAGACATTCTTAATTTTGAAATTAAAAAAACCGATTCTTTGACAAATGTTGAGATATATGATGAGACAGGTAAATTCATAGACGATTTAACCAAGAAAATAAACAATAATGCTGTTGATATATCTTCTCTTCCTCATGGAAGTTATATTGTAAAAATCATAACTGTAAGCAACAAATCTGAAGTGATTATTAAAAAATAA
- a CDS encoding DUF6766 family protein: MKKFLRNNSLTLVFLLLFMGSLVGQVFCGYQEHNKELLQDGAIPIRLWTYLHSGHFIQSTFENWESEFLQMALFVVLTIFLQQKGSSESKDFDKAEAVDREPSKNRKDAPWPVKMGGWIMELYKHSLTIVLFLLFLASFVLHFYGSLKDENEQLLLKGLPLEKPLEYLGDTRFWFESFQNWQSEFLSVMAIIVLSIFLRQKGSSQSKPVDAPNQETGEG, from the coding sequence ATGAAAAAGTTTCTACGCAATAACAGTCTTACTTTAGTTTTCCTTTTACTTTTTATGGGTTCGTTGGTTGGGCAGGTCTTTTGCGGGTACCAGGAACACAATAAAGAACTACTACAAGACGGAGCTATTCCCATAAGACTTTGGACTTATTTACATTCAGGACATTTCATCCAATCGACATTTGAAAACTGGGAAAGCGAATTCCTGCAAATGGCTTTGTTTGTAGTGTTGACCATCTTTTTGCAACAGAAAGGCTCTTCAGAGTCAAAAGATTTTGATAAGGCAGAAGCTGTAGACCGTGAACCCTCCAAAAACAGAAAGGATGCTCCCTGGCCGGTCAAAATGGGAGGATGGATTATGGAACTCTACAAACATTCATTGACTATTGTCCTATTTCTGCTTTTTCTCGCTTCATTTGTATTGCATTTTTACGGAAGCCTTAAAGACGAAAACGAACAGCTTTTATTGAAAGGCCTGCCATTGGAAAAGCCACTGGAATACCTTGGCGATACCCGGTTCTGGTTCGAATCTTTTCAAAACTGGCAGAGCGAATTTTTGTCGGTTATGGCAATTATAGTACTTTCTATTTTTTTACGACAAAAAGGCTCCTCTCAATCCAAACCGGTTGATGCTCCAAATCAGGAAACAGGAGAAGGATAA